In the Leptospira limi genome, one interval contains:
- a CDS encoding glycosyl hydrolase family 18 protein yields the protein MSESQSPNSPKRQLSNVAKYSLLFASWFFLSAISFYLGMNLMQNSGSTLVLKDLPKTGNTNPSVVEASTPSLGTPSEMETGEKKETKDPVTVEEEVVETPNFVPDENVSFRSSAWSTDWTAMKKTVHLYNEIHPFIYTMKGGLSNNGELISSWSSTSRKERVQELRALNPKVKIIPTIFRWENPKEKIQENIGMGGRSDIRDHHIQVIVNEILTYGYDGIDIDYEGMSCDKKEKFEEFFALLAKEVHKKGKLISVAVHPKTPAEKSKKKELQCRGLSKPIHLDFRENWRGPTTHDYEFLAKHADRVKIMAYELHPRKYHNPGPGPQAPNVWLKDIITYAKKRVPTHKLYMAIPTYGYDWALNCKASAKAIYHSDAQRIKSGTHKNRQPTDINRILNEENKVASWRNLSKFSDIHKNRAYEDPSLWYTSGGCDRVAFYMNRRAFEEKMTLLRKYDLGGFSFWQLVTDNDPEINVYLSKLVQGQLPPVEKAKDEEEPKEETTIQNSDSKEALKVSNSQTKSKTKTKQF from the coding sequence ATGTCTGAATCACAATCCCCTAATTCCCCCAAACGCCAACTCTCGAATGTGGCGAAGTATTCGTTATTATTTGCCTCTTGGTTCTTTTTATCTGCCATTTCGTTTTATTTGGGAATGAATCTCATGCAAAATTCAGGCTCCACACTGGTTTTGAAAGACCTTCCTAAAACGGGAAATACAAACCCAAGTGTAGTCGAAGCATCCACTCCATCTCTTGGCACTCCTTCTGAAATGGAGACGGGAGAGAAAAAAGAAACAAAAGATCCTGTCACAGTGGAAGAAGAAGTTGTGGAAACACCAAACTTTGTTCCAGATGAGAACGTAAGTTTTCGTTCTTCCGCTTGGTCCACTGACTGGACGGCGATGAAAAAAACAGTCCACCTTTATAACGAAATCCATCCGTTTATCTATACAATGAAAGGTGGGCTTTCTAATAACGGGGAACTCATTTCCAGTTGGTCAAGTACGTCTCGAAAGGAACGAGTCCAAGAACTCCGTGCCTTAAATCCAAAAGTCAAAATCATCCCTACCATTTTCCGTTGGGAAAATCCAAAAGAAAAAATCCAAGAGAACATTGGTATGGGCGGACGAAGTGACATCCGTGACCACCACATCCAAGTGATTGTGAATGAAATCTTGACCTATGGGTATGATGGAATCGACATCGACTACGAAGGGATGTCTTGTGATAAAAAAGAAAAGTTCGAAGAATTTTTTGCCCTTCTTGCCAAAGAAGTTCATAAAAAAGGAAAACTCATCTCTGTTGCAGTCCATCCAAAAACCCCAGCAGAAAAATCAAAAAAGAAAGAACTCCAATGCCGTGGACTCTCTAAACCAATCCACTTAGACTTCCGTGAAAACTGGAGAGGACCAACTACCCATGATTATGAATTCCTTGCTAAACACGCAGACCGTGTGAAAATTATGGCGTATGAACTCCACCCAAGGAAATACCATAACCCAGGTCCTGGTCCACAAGCACCTAACGTTTGGTTAAAAGACATCATCACTTACGCGAAAAAAAGGGTCCCAACCCACAAACTTTATATGGCGATTCCAACCTATGGGTATGACTGGGCTCTCAATTGTAAGGCATCTGCGAAAGCAATTTACCATTCTGATGCACAAAGGATTAAATCCGGTACCCATAAAAACCGCCAACCCACTGATATCAACCGGATCTTAAATGAAGAAAATAAAGTGGCAAGTTGGAGAAACTTATCGAAGTTTTCGGACATTCATAAAAACCGAGCATATGAAGATCCATCCTTATGGTATACAAGTGGTGGTTGTGACCGAGTTGCATTTTACATGAACAGACGTGCCTTTGAAGAAAAAATGACCCTTCTTCGTAAGTATGATTTGGGTGGATTTTCGTTCTGGCAACTTGTGACAGACAATGACCCTGAGATCAATGTATATTTGAGTAAACTCGTCCAAGGCCAACTCCCACCTGTGGAAAAAGCAAAAGACGAAGAGGAACCGAAGGAAGAAACAACAATCCAAAATTCGGATTCCAAAGAAGCTTTAAAAGTTTCCAATTCTCAAACCAAATCTAAAACAAAGACCAAACAGTTTTAA
- a CDS encoding queuosine precursor transporter → MNALKQKPVILYTVLLSFFLTFLLLAELTGSKLFFAFGFTMTMGVIPFPVTFIITDLLNEYFGRKVVRATTFLGMLMIGFAYLLIVIDIQIPASPDSPIDDASFERVFANSGLVILGSIIAYVIGQMIDLHTFHFLRKKTKGKHIWLRATGSTVISQLIDSFVVIFIALGKYHPVPKLVSIASTNFLYKMGVAILITPVLYAIHIYIDRYLGTSLKEQMFKEAMEEEGYESSIQPG, encoded by the coding sequence ATGAATGCCTTAAAACAAAAACCGGTGATCCTTTATACTGTCCTACTCAGTTTTTTTCTAACGTTTTTACTGCTTGCGGAATTGACGGGTAGTAAATTATTTTTTGCCTTTGGGTTTACCATGACTATGGGGGTTATCCCGTTTCCAGTTACGTTTATCATTACTGACTTACTCAATGAATACTTTGGGCGTAAGGTGGTGCGAGCCACTACCTTTCTTGGGATGCTCATGATTGGATTTGCCTACCTCCTCATTGTCATTGATATTCAAATCCCGGCAAGCCCAGATTCTCCCATTGATGATGCCTCCTTTGAACGAGTGTTTGCCAATTCAGGCCTTGTGATCCTTGGTTCCATCATTGCTTACGTGATCGGACAGATGATTGATTTACATACCTTTCATTTTTTACGAAAAAAAACAAAGGGAAAACACATTTGGTTACGGGCTACAGGTTCCACTGTGATTTCACAACTCATTGACTCCTTTGTTGTGATCTTCATTGCCCTCGGAAAGTACCACCCAGTACCAAAACTCGTATCGATTGCCAGTACCAATTTTTTATACAAAATGGGGGTTGCGATCCTCATCACACCCGTCCTGTATGCCATCCACATTTACATTGATCGTTACCTGGGTACGAGCTTAAAAGAACAAATGTTCAAAGAAGCGATGGAAGAAGAAGGGTATGAATCTTCCATCCAACCAGGGTAA
- a CDS encoding glycerophosphodiester phosphodiesterase — MFQPRSERLQSLLGNTPVNIGHRGARGLAPENTLVSFLVGSDSTHYFELDTMLCGSGELVVIHDFTVDRTTDGEGKVAEIPYRQLAELDAGGFFSEDFEGEQIPTLSQIIQTLPENTVFDIELKSEGKREEREDLAKAVVKLIRKFQLQNRIWVSSFDWELVDLVRKEEPEVLRGLLIEKGDSLNDRYMDFEPDLILPHFSACSKEFVSKCNSESLLVIPYTPNTEEEWKTLIDAGVSGLITDYPDRLAQFLAK; from the coding sequence ATGTTTCAACCAAGGTCCGAACGTTTGCAATCTCTCCTCGGAAACACTCCTGTCAATATCGGACATAGAGGGGCAAGGGGTCTTGCTCCTGAGAATACGCTTGTATCCTTTCTTGTTGGATCAGACTCCACTCATTATTTTGAGTTGGATACCATGTTATGTGGATCGGGAGAACTGGTTGTCATCCATGATTTTACAGTCGACCGAACAACTGATGGAGAGGGAAAGGTTGCCGAGATCCCCTATCGTCAGTTAGCTGAACTGGATGCTGGTGGATTTTTCTCCGAGGATTTTGAAGGTGAACAAATTCCAACCTTATCCCAAATCATACAAACTTTGCCTGAAAACACAGTGTTTGATATTGAACTGAAAAGTGAAGGCAAAAGGGAAGAACGAGAAGATTTAGCAAAAGCAGTTGTCAAACTCATCCGCAAGTTCCAATTACAAAATCGAATTTGGGTGAGTAGTTTTGATTGGGAACTTGTAGACTTAGTACGAAAAGAAGAACCTGAGGTTTTACGTGGATTACTCATTGAAAAAGGAGATTCGCTAAACGACCGTTACATGGACTTCGAACCAGATTTGATCCTTCCCCATTTTTCCGCCTGTTCCAAGGAATTTGTATCTAAATGTAATTCCGAGTCTTTACTTGTGATTCCATATACTCCCAATACAGAAGAAGAATGGAAAACCCTAATCGATGCAGGTGTCTCTGGTCTTATCACTGACTATCCGGATCGTTTGGCTCAGTTTTTAGCAAAATAA
- a CDS encoding VOC family protein, with amino-acid sequence MPEQNVSRNKTLNLYSVNLAGGENCSEPLHFYQSILGGKVLKESFGHAELELESGLRIVFSKETEHCPVRGGTLTLQVSQNELVDKMISHCHLVQAVPTQGYSLYEDHWGNWLWLYFAKN; translated from the coding sequence ATGCCAGAACAAAATGTGTCTCGTAACAAAACGTTAAACCTCTACTCTGTCAATTTGGCTGGTGGAGAAAATTGTTCCGAACCATTGCACTTCTACCAATCCATTTTAGGTGGCAAAGTTCTGAAAGAAAGTTTTGGTCATGCGGAACTAGAATTGGAGTCTGGTTTACGAATTGTTTTTTCGAAAGAAACGGAACATTGCCCTGTGCGGGGAGGAACCCTCACACTCCAAGTGAGCCAAAATGAACTGGTAGACAAAATGATTTCCCATTGCCACTTGGTACAAGCTGTGCCAACCCAAGGGTATTCCTTATATGAAGACCATTGGGGGAATTGGTTATGGCTTTATTTTGCTAAAAACTGA
- a CDS encoding 2-isopropylmalate synthase has translation MIWKEMEDYVRIFDTTLRDGEQCPGAAMSEDEKVEIAGHLARMKVDIIEAGFPVSSPVQFKAVERIAREIEGPTICGLARALRPDLEAARDALKPAKSKRIHTFIASSPIHMKHKLGKSPSEVLEMARIAVRMAKDFVPDVEFSPEDATRSEWEFLRELVEAVIEEGATTINIPDTVGYTTPQEYMDLFRFLKTKVKGADKVIFSAHCHNDLGLAVANSLATVLAGGRQIECTINGIGERAGNTAMEEVVMALKTRKDTFGVETNIDSTLITRGSHLVKTITGMVVQPNKAIVGANAFAHESGIHQDGVIKNRQTYEIMTPESVGLKSNRMVLGRHSGRAGFKDRIIRMGFDPKPEEIDNAYNRFLEIADKKKEVFDEDIAALFQSEISRSQVDETYRLISFEQNTGSDKTPYAKVNLQINGETKVGEAKGDGPVDSIFKAISSVTGLSPLLSRLVISPVTEGTDAMAEASVTLEDGERRVVGKGDSTDIIEACAKAYINALNRL, from the coding sequence ATGATCTGGAAGGAGATGGAAGATTACGTACGGATTTTTGATACGACTTTGAGGGACGGAGAGCAGTGCCCTGGTGCTGCTATGAGCGAAGACGAAAAAGTAGAAATTGCGGGTCACCTTGCCCGGATGAAAGTAGACATCATTGAAGCAGGATTCCCCGTTTCTTCCCCAGTCCAGTTCAAAGCCGTCGAAAGAATTGCCCGTGAAATTGAAGGTCCCACCATATGTGGCCTTGCCCGAGCCCTACGCCCCGATTTAGAAGCGGCAAGAGACGCACTCAAACCAGCTAAATCCAAACGCATTCATACCTTTATCGCGTCTTCTCCCATTCATATGAAACACAAACTCGGAAAATCACCATCCGAAGTTTTAGAGATGGCTAGGATTGCCGTTCGTATGGCAAAAGACTTTGTCCCCGATGTAGAATTTTCACCAGAAGATGCGACAAGATCGGAATGGGAATTCTTACGTGAGTTAGTTGAGGCTGTGATCGAGGAAGGCGCAACCACTATCAACATCCCAGATACTGTTGGTTATACGACCCCTCAAGAATACATGGATCTGTTCCGTTTTTTAAAAACAAAGGTGAAAGGTGCAGATAAAGTCATTTTTTCTGCCCATTGTCATAATGACCTTGGCCTTGCCGTTGCAAACTCCCTTGCCACTGTCCTTGCAGGTGGAAGACAAATTGAATGTACCATCAATGGGATTGGAGAACGAGCAGGTAACACAGCCATGGAAGAAGTGGTCATGGCATTAAAAACGAGAAAGGATACCTTTGGTGTGGAAACAAACATTGATTCCACTCTTATCACACGTGGTTCTCATTTGGTAAAAACCATCACAGGTATGGTGGTACAACCTAACAAAGCAATTGTGGGAGCCAATGCATTTGCCCATGAATCAGGAATCCACCAAGATGGTGTGATCAAAAACCGCCAAACCTATGAAATCATGACACCAGAGTCAGTAGGTTTAAAATCCAACAGAATGGTACTGGGTCGTCATTCTGGAAGAGCTGGGTTTAAAGACAGAATCATCCGTATGGGATTTGATCCCAAACCAGAAGAAATTGACAATGCGTACAATCGCTTTTTGGAAATTGCAGATAAAAAGAAAGAAGTCTTTGATGAAGACATCGCTGCCCTTTTCCAATCTGAGATTAGCCGATCCCAAGTGGATGAAACCTACCGCCTGATTTCTTTCGAACAAAATACTGGTTCCGACAAAACACCATACGCAAAGGTAAACTTACAAATCAACGGTGAAACGAAAGTTGGGGAAGCAAAAGGTGATGGACCAGTTGACAGTATCTTTAAGGCCATCAGTTCTGTCACAGGGCTTTCCCCCCTCTTATCCAGACTTGTGATTTCACCTGTCACAGAAGGAACCGATGCGATGGCGGAAGCCTCTGTCACATTGGAGGACGGCGAACGTCGGGTTGTGGGCAAAGGTGATTCAACAGATATCATTGAAGCTTGTGCCAAGGCATACATCAATGCTTTGAATCGGTTGTAA
- the hisC gene encoding histidinol-phosphate transaminase, giving the protein MDSQKNQFDPTLFVRKELQQFSPYTPGEQPGLTTSTIKLNTNENPYPPSPKIQKAIEEVIEKGLLRKYPNYHARKLQELIANDYDLDPNQILVTNGSDEALRLLFQTFIGPGDTVVAPDPTYSYYPVLTEQMMVGAKYKAVPVLENLHFDFETLKKSEGKLLCFAHPNAPTGIEEPKEKLLDLIRSFRGLVLSDEAYIDFTDASASLVSEIKHHPNLLVSRTFSKSYALAGLRVGYIIGSLETISWIRKLKDSYNVGIIDQVIAETSYKDKEYFLTKRTLVISERSRLKTNLESLGFTIPDSSTNFLFCKPKPGISPEHLYLSLKEKNILIRYFSYGICKDFIRITIGTKEENDILFQSLKALV; this is encoded by the coding sequence ATGGATTCACAAAAAAACCAATTTGACCCAACGTTGTTTGTGAGAAAGGAACTCCAACAATTTTCTCCCTACACTCCAGGAGAACAACCCGGCCTTACGACTTCCACGATCAAATTAAATACAAACGAAAATCCCTATCCTCCTTCACCAAAAATCCAAAAGGCAATAGAGGAAGTGATCGAAAAAGGGTTACTCCGCAAGTATCCCAATTACCATGCAAGGAAACTGCAAGAACTCATCGCAAATGATTATGATTTGGACCCAAACCAAATCCTTGTGACCAATGGTTCGGATGAAGCCTTACGTTTGTTATTCCAAACCTTTATTGGTCCCGGTGATACGGTTGTAGCACCAGACCCAACCTATTCCTATTACCCAGTTCTTACCGAACAAATGATGGTGGGAGCGAAGTACAAAGCGGTTCCTGTCTTAGAAAATCTACATTTTGATTTTGAAACTCTTAAAAAATCAGAAGGTAAGTTACTATGTTTTGCCCATCCAAACGCACCTACGGGCATTGAAGAACCGAAGGAAAAACTATTAGATCTGATTCGTTCGTTTCGTGGCCTTGTTTTGTCAGATGAAGCATACATTGATTTTACAGATGCCAGCGCCAGTTTGGTATCTGAGATCAAACACCATCCAAACCTACTTGTTTCGAGAACTTTTTCTAAATCATATGCACTCGCGGGACTTCGTGTTGGTTACATTATAGGATCCCTTGAAACAATTTCTTGGATACGTAAACTCAAAGATTCCTATAATGTTGGAATCATTGACCAAGTGATTGCAGAAACTTCTTATAAAGACAAAGAATATTTCTTAACGAAACGAACACTTGTTATATCAGAACGTTCTCGCCTGAAAACCAATTTGGAATCCCTGGGTTTTACCATCCCAGATTCTTCTACTAATTTCCTCTTTTGCAAACCAAAACCAGGGATTTCGCCTGAACATTTATACCTTTCCTTGAAGGAAAAAAATATTCTCATCCGGTATTTTTCCTATGGAATTTGTAAGGATTTCATTCGAATTACAATTGGAACAAAGGAAGAAAATGATATCCTTTTCCAATCCCTGAAGGCCTTGGTCTAA
- a CDS encoding Hsp20/alpha crystallin family protein: MNTLTTENKQTLDEKAGVKEVQPQVRVYSPNVDVYETENTILFRVEMPGVDETSVEITIEKDQLQLEGKFKMGAEEKGQVRLAEYKEGNYFRKFTISKAIDSEKAVAKMKNGILELSIPKIEPKKTKIEIRNS, encoded by the coding sequence ATGAATACACTGACAACAGAAAATAAACAAACGTTAGATGAAAAGGCTGGAGTGAAAGAAGTTCAACCACAAGTAAGAGTTTACTCTCCGAATGTAGATGTTTATGAAACAGAAAACACAATTTTATTCCGAGTGGAAATGCCTGGTGTTGATGAAACATCTGTTGAGATCACAATCGAAAAAGACCAACTCCAATTAGAAGGGAAATTCAAAATGGGAGCGGAAGAAAAAGGTCAGGTTCGACTTGCGGAATACAAAGAAGGTAACTATTTCCGAAAGTTTACCATTAGCAAAGCGATCGATTCTGAAAAAGCTGTTGCAAAAATGAAAAACGGAATTTTAGAACTTTCCATTCCTAAAATTGAACCGAAAAAAACAAAAATTGAAATTCGAAATTCTTAA
- a CDS encoding Hsp20/alpha crystallin family protein produces the protein MLFRILDPQTKTNQFWRDFDRLNDELTRSILNDQFGSSSHFPPVNVYTKEDEALVTCLLPGMDTDQIEINVKDNMLSIHGKKKAEDLAEGTEVHRREIFHGEFHRTLELPFRVNQDQVSAKYVNGVLNIHLPRREEDKPKKVSINIG, from the coding sequence ATGTTATTTCGAATTCTAGACCCACAAACAAAAACTAACCAGTTTTGGAGAGACTTTGATCGTTTGAACGATGAGTTGACTCGTTCCATTTTGAATGACCAATTCGGAAGTTCTTCGCATTTTCCTCCTGTGAATGTGTACACAAAAGAGGATGAGGCACTAGTCACTTGCCTTTTGCCTGGTATGGACACAGACCAGATTGAAATCAATGTTAAAGACAATATGCTTTCCATCCATGGAAAGAAAAAGGCTGAAGATTTAGCGGAAGGAACAGAAGTTCATCGCAGGGAAATTTTCCATGGTGAATTCCATAGAACTCTTGAACTTCCATTTCGAGTGAACCAAGACCAAGTTTCTGCAAAATACGTAAACGGTGTCTTAAACATCCACTTACCAAGAAGAGAAGAAGACAAACCGAAAAAAGTATCCATCAACATCGGATAA
- a CDS encoding RidA family protein produces the protein MAITDQLNALGIQIPPVPAALAAYIPSKRSGNLVFTSGQLPLVSGKLRKVGKVGKDITLEEAKEEAKQCLLNALSALLLQISSLDQIKSVVKLGVYVASDENFTEQHLVANGASELVGQIFGEKGKHTRFAIGVSSLPLNASVELEMTVEVE, from the coding sequence ATGGCTATTACGGATCAATTGAATGCACTTGGGATCCAAATCCCTCCTGTTCCTGCGGCACTTGCTGCCTATATTCCTTCTAAACGTTCAGGAAATTTGGTGTTTACCTCAGGCCAACTCCCCCTAGTTTCCGGGAAGTTACGAAAAGTGGGTAAAGTTGGAAAGGATATCACGTTAGAAGAAGCAAAAGAAGAAGCAAAACAGTGTTTACTCAATGCCCTTTCGGCTTTGTTATTGCAGATAAGTTCTCTAGACCAAATCAAATCAGTTGTTAAACTCGGAGTTTATGTTGCAAGTGATGAAAACTTCACAGAACAACATTTAGTTGCCAACGGGGCTTCTGAACTCGTTGGTCAAATTTTTGGCGAAAAAGGAAAACATACTAGGTTTGCCATTGGGGTGAGTTCTTTACCTCTCAATGCGAGTGTCGAATTAGAAATGACAGTTGAAGTAGAATGA
- the clpA gene encoding ATP-dependent Clp protease ATP-binding subunit ClpA — MNFSTDLEKTLELAQKEATKYHHEFVTLEHLLYGLTYNEKTKEVLVNVGCDLDLLRKELLAYFEEDLSSISVPNLKIQPKYTVGVQFVIQFAAFHVQNSGKEEVDGNNVLVALFREEDSQACYLLAKQDIKRLDVIKYISHGFKKEINSNEPDFSAEEESIDEETESKSKQSALEKFCVNLTEKAKSGKLDPCIGRETEIQRTIHILSRRRKNNPIFVGEAGVGKTSIVEGLAERVVQGKVPKSLLGLEIYSLDMGLVMAGTKFRGEFEERLKAILQELVGKPEKVIFIDEIHTIVGAGAVSGGSLDASNLMKPALANGELKCIGTTTYKEYKSIFEKDHALSRRFQKIEVVEPSREDAIQILNGLKEKYESFHSVHYSQKAIEACVDLSTLHLRDRFLPDKAIDLLDEAGAFVKLRDENKEKAKKTVGIFEIESLVAKIAKIPEKTVKADDKKKLESLDAEIKTIVFGQDHAIDQIVDAIHYSRSGLGDEGKPIGSFLFVGPTGVGKTEVAKTLADKMGIEFLRFDMSEYMEKHSVSRLIGSPPGYVGYDQGGQLTDAIAKTPHCVLLFDEIEKAHEDIYNILLQVMDHATLTDSTGKKADFKNVILILTTNTGAQESSKPLLGFDSDRYDDRSLKAIERTFTPEFRNRLTAVIEFNSLSISIVEQVVKRMFQTLQNKAKEKGIQLDITEKAVRYLAETGYDRAMGARPIQRIINSEIGKPLSKKLLFHKDKVKAFLVDLQENLGKPNLQIVEVES; from the coding sequence ATGAATTTTTCAACAGATTTAGAAAAAACTTTAGAACTAGCGCAGAAAGAAGCGACAAAGTACCATCATGAATTTGTAACGCTGGAACATTTGTTATATGGCCTAACCTATAACGAAAAAACAAAGGAAGTCCTTGTAAATGTGGGTTGTGATTTGGATTTACTTCGGAAGGAGTTACTTGCATACTTTGAAGAGGATTTATCTTCTATCTCTGTTCCAAATTTAAAAATCCAACCAAAATACACTGTTGGAGTTCAGTTTGTCATCCAATTTGCTGCGTTTCATGTACAAAATTCTGGTAAGGAAGAAGTGGATGGAAATAATGTTTTGGTTGCTCTATTTCGGGAAGAAGATAGCCAAGCATGTTATCTGTTAGCAAAACAAGACATCAAACGATTGGATGTAATCAAATACATCTCCCATGGATTCAAAAAAGAAATCAATTCCAATGAACCCGATTTTTCAGCAGAGGAAGAATCCATCGACGAAGAAACAGAAAGTAAATCAAAACAGTCTGCTTTGGAAAAATTCTGTGTGAATTTAACTGAAAAAGCAAAATCGGGAAAATTAGACCCTTGTATCGGAAGGGAAACTGAAATCCAAAGGACAATTCATATCCTCTCCAGACGTAGGAAAAATAACCCAATTTTTGTAGGAGAAGCTGGAGTTGGTAAAACATCGATTGTGGAAGGCCTTGCAGAAAGAGTTGTACAAGGAAAAGTTCCAAAAAGTTTGTTAGGATTGGAAATTTATTCTTTGGATATGGGACTTGTTATGGCAGGAACCAAATTCCGAGGTGAGTTTGAAGAAAGGCTAAAGGCAATTTTACAAGAGTTAGTGGGTAAACCTGAAAAGGTCATTTTTATCGATGAAATCCATACCATCGTAGGTGCAGGAGCAGTTTCAGGTGGGAGTCTTGATGCTTCCAATCTGATGAAACCAGCCCTTGCCAATGGTGAACTTAAGTGTATAGGAACCACCACTTATAAAGAATACAAATCTATATTTGAAAAGGATCATGCTTTATCACGAAGGTTTCAAAAAATTGAAGTAGTGGAACCTTCCAGAGAAGACGCCATACAGATATTAAATGGTCTTAAGGAAAAATACGAATCCTTTCATAGTGTCCATTATAGCCAAAAAGCCATTGAAGCATGTGTGGATTTATCTACCTTACACTTACGTGATCGTTTTTTACCAGACAAAGCAATCGACCTTCTGGATGAAGCAGGAGCTTTTGTAAAGTTACGGGACGAAAACAAAGAGAAGGCAAAAAAAACTGTTGGTATCTTTGAAATTGAATCCTTGGTTGCTAAAATCGCGAAGATCCCAGAAAAAACAGTCAAGGCTGACGATAAAAAGAAATTAGAATCTTTGGATGCTGAAATCAAAACCATTGTTTTTGGGCAAGACCATGCCATCGATCAAATTGTAGATGCCATTCACTATTCACGTTCAGGACTTGGGGATGAAGGAAAACCAATTGGTAGTTTTTTATTTGTAGGTCCTACTGGAGTCGGTAAAACGGAAGTTGCAAAAACACTGGCAGATAAAATGGGAATTGAATTTCTCCGTTTTGATATGAGTGAGTATATGGAAAAACATTCTGTATCACGACTCATTGGTAGTCCTCCGGGTTATGTGGGTTATGACCAAGGGGGGCAACTCACAGATGCGATTGCGAAAACTCCACACTGTGTGCTTCTTTTTGATGAAATTGAAAAAGCCCATGAGGATATTTACAACATCCTTTTACAAGTGATGGACCATGCTACATTAACAGATAGCACAGGGAAAAAGGCAGATTTCAAAAATGTAATCCTAATTTTGACAACAAATACAGGTGCCCAGGAAAGTTCTAAACCTCTTCTTGGTTTTGATTCGGATCGTTATGACGATCGATCTTTGAAAGCAATCGAAAGGACATTTACTCCTGAATTTCGTAACCGTTTAACAGCTGTCATTGAATTCAATTCCCTATCCATTTCAATTGTGGAACAGGTTGTCAAACGAATGTTCCAAACCTTACAAAACAAGGCAAAAGAGAAGGGAATCCAATTGGATATAACTGAGAAAGCCGTCAGGTATTTGGCAGAAACTGGGTATGATCGGGCCATGGGAGCAAGACCCATCCAAAGGATCATCAATTCGGAAATCGGAAAACCATTATCGAAAAAACTGCTTTTCCACAAAGACAAAGTGAAGGCATTTTTGGTGGACTTACAAGAGAACCTTGGAAAACCAAATTTGCAAATCGTAGAAGTAGAATCTTGA
- the clpS gene encoding ATP-dependent Clp protease adapter ClpS — protein MSETSRKSYTDFNVELLEKEKQKKQLKKPNRFKVILINDDYTPQEFVVYVLAVVFRKSMEESRQIMWKAHTEGSAVCGVYSLDIARTKVEEVHKLADEAGHPLQCQLAKEE, from the coding sequence ATGTCTGAAACCAGCAGAAAGTCATATACCGATTTTAACGTTGAATTATTAGAAAAAGAAAAACAGAAAAAACAATTAAAAAAACCAAACCGGTTTAAAGTGATTTTAATCAATGATGATTATACACCTCAAGAATTTGTAGTTTATGTATTAGCAGTTGTTTTTCGGAAATCAATGGAAGAGTCTCGTCAAATCATGTGGAAGGCACATACAGAAGGATCTGCTGTTTGTGGAGTGTATTCATTAGACATTGCACGCACAAAAGTAGAGGAAGTACATAAGTTAGCTGATGAGGCTGGTCACCCCTTACAATGCCAATTGGCAAAAGAGGAATAA